agacggtttccagtaaagcattccacaattcactggatcagttgggcattggcaacatctatgcaccaacgtgaagaggagtgttggcgtgacttgtggactattgacttactttccttacacatcaagaattcctattataattgtaattgatttactttaattcttgatttcctactgtaaatagatttatgaatttattatttacttgtcCATTCaagtttcgttgtattataaatatgactcctacaaggagaagaatacataaaaaattcccacaaacaaatattgtTCCTAACACAACATTTCCCAACTAATTTTGTGAATAAGAATTTCTATGACTTCACTGTAACTTGTACGCTCTAAAAATGCTTATGACTTTTTTGTTGACTGTTTGAATCTAGATGAATTAGGTATTTGAGAATCTTTAACATGGATATGCATTAGGGGTGGGcgcggttcggttcggtttggttCTCACCtcaaactaaaattgaaatcgaTACTATTTAATCGGTCCGGTTCAGTCCGAtttaggcaaaaaaaatttcaaaaaccagCCGGTTCTATTCTGACCGGTTCTAGTTTTGAACtagattattaatttaatttttttcaaaattttttttattatttattattttattttttgacttaaaaattaacaaataatccaattcatacatttcgaaattttttgaatttgaacttggaaaaatagtgattataaaatttaaaatatggcattagattttaaaattttgtaaaaataaaaatatatacatgacCTGTCCGGTCCGGTGTGGTGCCGTATAAAACCAAAACTGGAACTAGTTGGGTCCAGTTCCGATTcggtttgttgacttttttgatcaaccaattttttttcaccgATTCAATTCGGTGTTCTGGTTTTTCGGTCtcgatgcccacccctaatatGCATGTGGTTGGTTTGGACCTTTTGGTTTATATCGGGCGTAAGCTAACCACTCCAATATTGAAAAAGAACCAAGCCCATCAACATCAGCATACGCATTCACAAttagttttgttgttgttgaaaagctgaccaaattgaaaaataataatattgtcAAGTatatagaaataaaaacataatacGATCCACTACTTGCGCTAGTAGGAACAGCGAGCTCTCGGAAAACAaacagttattttatatttaactaaaataataatcaagTGGGATGGCATTTTTAATTACTCAAAACAGTGGGATTTTCTTGTACTAGATCCTTTCTGTATTACCAAAAATTTATGTGAACAATATTCAATACtatttgaatatgaaaatagaaaatagaaaataaactaCATGTTAAAATGAAGATCAAGATCAGTGGCGAATTTATTACTTAGGGGCCAATAATATAGATTTTTCAATATATTGATATACGTTTTACATGAAATGCTGGAGTTTTGGGGGTGCCACCGCCACTTCGGGCCAAAGTGTGGCTCCAACCCTCATTGGGACAACGGTGGGCGGAGAGGAGTAATAAAAGAACAAGACAATATACTTGAATTGAAACCAAGCTGTTGCCAAATTACATGTGCAACTCATATAACATATACCACAAAGTAGTGAAAATAACTAGTTATTTACGATGCAGTAGTAAGCTAACattttggaggaaattaaaatatttgcaACTGAAAGTTGAAATTGTTACATTGACCGAACTCTTGCTTATATCCAGGTTGTAGTTGCAACAATCCAAGATTTGAAACCTCTGCCTTACCTTACGGCCATATACTTTATGTGAGATGCCATGCATTTGGCCTAAGAGATCATTATTGCTGGAATTGATTGAAGCTTTTAACATTTATCTTGAGTACTAGGTTTGTTCCATAACATCTTGAATTAAAGATGACATGCTTGAGTGAGATGACCCTCCTTCTTCCATTGCCCTTGTACCCTTCTCTCCAACTTCTCttgctctctttcttctcctttcgCCTTCTTCACCCTCATCCATCAGTGCTTCTATTGCCTTCTTCACTCCATCTTTCTTGACCGACACTCCAACTTTCTCTTCATCCCCCCACCTAACCGGGACTTCTACACCTACCCGAACACCGATCCTTAGCACCTCTATGATCAGCTTTTCGTTGAAGAACTGCTCTGCGAATAGAGGCCATGTTATCATTGGCACACCAGAACATGCCCCTTCTATTGTTGAGTTCCAACCACAGTGAGTTAAGAACCCTGCAACTGCAGGACTTGAGAGAATAAGAACTTGTGGAGCCCAACCTTTGATCAAAAGACCCCTCCCCTTGATCCTTTCCTCAAATCTTTCCTCCACCAACCACTTCTCCAATTGTGAATATTTCTCACTTGTTTTTATCACCCAGATAAATGGTTGCCCTGATGCCTCTAAACCAAGCCCAAGTTCTATCAATTGTGATGGAACTAGTCTGCAAAGGCTTCCAAGACAAGCATAAATGACAGACCTTGGTTTCATAGAGTGAAGCCACTCCAAGCATTGCATCTCATCAATTGAAGCTTTGTTGCCTCTCGAAAACCTGTCCAAATTGTTTCTGTTGCACAAAGAAACAGGCCCAATGCACCAAACCTTTTTACCAAGCACCTTCTCCAACTCCTCAGCACAACCATGTTCCAATTCATTAAAGCTATTCACCACAACCCCATAAGACTTTGATTCTGCCTCTTGTATCTTCTCCCGAAAATCTTCCAAATCGGGTAGGGTAACAAATGATCCGGGCAGCTGGGCCTTCGTGATCTCAATCCTCTGGGGCAACCCTGGCACTACAAAAGGTTCGTAGTCAGAGGTGACAGAGTGGAGAACATCAGAGGACTTGACATTATGAGAGCTCAGCAGTGAGAAGCAGCACATCCCATGGAAAACAATCCTCGGAATGTTGAATTTCTGAGATGTTTTCAACGTCCATGATAGGGCCTTGTCGGATATTATGCAGCTCGGAGGCAGATTGTTCTCGTTAAGGTAGCGTTCGAGCGGTTCTTGTAGCAGATTTAGAGCCTCATAGAATTTTCTGAGCAGGTTTCTTGATGGCAACATGTCAAGATTCTCACACTCAATTGGAAGCCCCACTTCCTGGCATGGAAATGGGATTTCCACAAGAGCTATTTGAAGGCCAGATTTTACTGCTCTGGAAATTGTTGCCTCAAACCTTGAGGCATTGTATGGGGTAGTGACCAAGCTGACCATCACCCCACGCTCTGCAATAAGCCTAGCCATGTCTACCATGGGGATCATGTGGCCTTGTGCCATGAGTGGGATTAAGACAAAGTGAGGCTGCTTCTGCCTGGCCAGAGAAGCCATATCggaaaaaagggaagaaaaaaataaaattggttacAGGTCTTCTTCCCTAGAAAGATTATTAAGTGTCTGTATGGTTTCAGAAAGAAGATCTGTAAATATGATGTCGACAACATTGGCTATACTATTGGATTTCGGCGGACCCTAGTCTCCCAATGCTAGCTTGACTTTGAATAATGCATAgtcaaataaaaacaacaaaattgtgGGTTTGATCGAGTCATGTTCAGATGCAATTTCATTACCCTACATGGCCCAAGTgtgtatgtgtttttttttttaattgcgTGCAAAAAAACTGTAAATTTGGACATGATCTATCACTATGATGAGTGAGTGAGTGTTACCGGTGCAGTTAATTTTATCCTCAGATTCTAATCATTAAGAGAAGCATCCAAACCCTGCACCGAAGTTGTagattttgattgattgtccAGAAGGGAAGATATAATTTCCTCATGAATACTAAAGGGCTTCTCTAGTTTGGTCAAGTGTGGTCAAAATTCAATTTCCCTTCTAGGGGAACTAAGAATGTTCCAATTTCCAACCCTCTTGGTTAATGAACAAAGTTGAGGATAGAGTGAGCAACACTCATGACTTTAGAACTGGGTGGTAAATGAAATTTatgaagaaattaaataatataatagtaATAAGACTGAGTCAATTGCCCTTacaaaaaagatttaaaaaaataataataaaatggaaataagaCTGGGTCAATTTCTATATGTGTAAGATGTGTGGTTGGATCTCATGTATAAAGTCACCTCATATTACAAGtcttatgattttttttccgcTTAGGGATATAGTGGTTTACTTACTACGTGCTTGACTTGGACAGAttctaagttttttttttataagcaTATGCTTTTACACATGCATGTTAGTCTCTTCTGTTACATATCCAATGGCTTAACCCCCCATTTGGTTTTGCCTCAGTCAATACTTTGCGTGCCCATAGGTTTCAACAACTTCAATTTCTATGGAAAgaggtttgtttttttgaacTCTAGCTTCACTGACCTGGACACAACGTTAGCTACACGTTGTTTTGTCCAGTTCagtgacaaaaataaaagagagatttatttataagaGTTTCCTTCATGTCTCTACATTAACGATAAGCGTCATGTCGTTATATGTTGTGTAATCATTTTCAAGAGTTTCGTTCATTGAGGATTGATAATTATCAACATCTGCTTGAACAACTccacaaatgaaaatgaatgtATCAAAGAGTATTAAAACAAATTGACAGGGTAACTAAAGCATATTATACTTTATTTAGCAACGACGTGTTAGCAGGTTTGATGTGTCATAACAACCAAGCAGGTGAGCAGTCACGGTAtcaatttgtatatatattatatctcTTATAGGAAGTATTATTTTCCGACCAGAAACTGGAAGTACTCTTTATACCCTTAAACATCTCAATCACAAAAACACATTAACATGTTCTGTTTCATCGAAAATTGATGCTAagcttttatattttattatttatacaaattaGGAGATAGGAAATTGAACACATAACAATGagtacatatataaatatttttagttACTTGAGTTACTACCTctttttaaaacaattttaaacACTTAATTTATCAGACAAGGACTTGTAACTCAATTAGCTAATAGTATTTACGCATGCATCTGAGGTCTTATGTCATCTTCAGGTGGGGAGGGCTACATTTAATCCTctaaaaaatgattttataagGAATAGTTTTAGACTACATTTTAATCGTCTCCGGCAATAAAGGgctaaatttaatattttaatagttttAAGTATATGatgtaaatttattagttaatttaattaaactactatttataccctatttaaaatacatttgacaaaagaaaaatattttgggaTAGGATTTTTTACATCCACTTGTCGGCACATGATTAGCCCTATAGATTAATGattatattttttctatttctaaaaagaacttaaaaattaatttaaatggaaaaaaaaaaagaaaaaaaaagaaggatagTTTGTAAAAGAATAAAGAGATTGTGAGAAATTATgtaaaatgatgaaattgaGGAAGTATAATATGTaaaatgatgaagatgtgGTGAGAAATTATGTAAGAATGAGGTAggcatttataaaaaaaatttaggttttttaaaataaaaaaatcatttttttcggattaaaaaaaaagcttttatGACATCACCTAATTGTTAGATGACGTCAGGTGGGCCCCATCTAAGTATTTAGGCCAAAGGGCCACATGTGGCTCTCATTTTAGGAATTGGCCCTTTGTGTAACCCTCCCTTTTTTTGTAATCTTTGTATAGCCCACTCTTGGAGATGgattttgggaattttgggTTATATTTGAGGTATAGCCCTCActtggagatggccttaggTTCGATTCCTCACTCCTCCAATATctcttgtataaaaataaaaaaataaaaactagtaATCTCAAACTTTGTCTTTCACTCAATTTTTCAACTTTGTCTTTCACTCAATTTTTCATCCTGCTTTTCTGGGCTTCTACTTTGGGCTCTTCTATCTTTGGTTGTGTCTCTAGTGTTCAATGAGCTTTAGTGGGCCGGGTTGTAGTCCATATTATACTCACACTACTGTAAATTGGGACAAGCACACCATCCAGTGCCTATCTGGACATGTCTGTCAAAAGGATAAGGTCACCTCTTGGGCAAATTCACAGATGGTATTCAGAATGAAATGGGCAGTCAGATTAATGGGAAAGATTGACAATGAAATAGAAAGTTCAAATTTGGATAAGCACAGGAgtatttgattgaattttgGCAATTCTAATCATGCACCGAAGTTCCAAACAGCTAATTAAAAGCATTTAATGGCAAAACATTTAactacaaattttaaaatgattcATGTGCTCTTACCCTAAATGGATATTGCTAGTTGTTTGCTTTGCACGATCTTATATCTTCAATCAACAATGTCATGTTGAGGTAAGAAGATCCTCCTCCTTCTGTAGCCTTCTTGGCCAAAACTGCAAGCTCTCTTGCTCTCTTCCTTCtatcttctccttctttccCTTCCTTGATCATAACTTTGTCTATAGCTTCCTTAAACTCAACCCTCTTCACCAACACCTTAGATATCTCTTGTTCCCCCAAGGGAATTGCAACTTTAGCCCCCACACTCTCACCAATCTTCAGGACTTGCACTATAAACTTCTCATTGTAGAACTGCTCAGCAAAAAAGGGCCATGTGATCATTGGAATTCCAGCACAAATGCCTTCCAATGTTGAGTTCCAACCACAATGTGTTAGAAATCCTCCAACTGCAGGGTGTGACAATATAAGCACCTGTGGTGCCCAACCATGGATCAACAAACCTCTCCCTTTTATCCTCTCCTCAAATCCATCTTCCAATAGCCATTTTTCCCATTCATCTATTTTGTTTCTGCTGATCACCCACACGAAAGGCCGGTTCGATGCTTCTAACCCCAAACCAAGCTCTACCAATTGAAGGGTTGTAACTTGGCTAAGGCTTCCAAGACATACATAAACCACTGAGCTCTGAGGCCATGAACCAAGCCAGTTCAAGCACTTGTTTTCATCAATTGAGGCCATGTTGCCTCTCTGAGCCTTGTCCAAATCTGTCTTGTTGGATAGTGAAACTGGGCCAATGCTCCAAACTCTACCCCGATTGACCTTTTTGAACTCTTTGACGTATTCGAACTCCAGCTCCTCAAAGCTATTGACAACAATCCCATATGCCCCTTCTTCAGATTCTTTTACTTTGTCGTGAAGACTACTGAAATCTTCTGAACCTGGATTCATATTCCCCGGAAGTTGGAATTTAGTAAGCTCAATCTCATCAGGCAAACCAGGCACCAAAAAAGGCTCTGATCCTGAGACACTCTCTAGGACCTTGTGTTCTTGTATGTTATGAGAACACAAGAGAGTGAAGCAACTAGTCCCATCAAACAAAAGCCTTGGGATCCGAAACTTTCGAGCAATGTTAGCCGTCCATGCCATATATTTATCAGCTATTATGCAGCTGGGATTGGGTTTCATAGTTTCAAGAAATTTCTCAAGTGGTTCTTGCAGCTTGTCAACTGCAGCAAAGAAATTCCAAAACAATTTTCTTGAGGGAACTGAGTCCATGTTTTCACATCCCTCTGGCAAGCCAAACTCTTGAAGTGGCAAACTGAACTGGACAAGTTGGATAGGGAGACCAGAATCGATGGAACGATCGATGATCGGTTTGATTCTGATGGCATTGAGGGGTGTGGTTACAATTGTAACAACCACACCACGCTCTGCTAATAGCTTGGCATTGTCTGCCATTGGTATAAGGTGGCCTGGAGACATCAATGGTATCAAAACAAAGTGCAGCTGATCATCATGGGATTCTGAAGCCATTGCCATTGGAATTGTTGGAGAGAAGAGATTGATAATAAATCAAAGATATCCAAATCTGGATGAAGATGGACtttagtgtgtgtgtgtgtatgtgtgtggtCTTTTTTAATTAGATGGATTGGAATATAGTGAGGTCAGAGCTTACATCTTGGTTTGTTTTATGATAAAGATATCCCAATTGTCTCTTCTgaatttgttaatatttttcattttggatgTTTTAGGAGTCTGAAAGATGCTATCACAATAATTGGATGCTTTAATCTAGATACTTTAAAACTTTGACTAACTATACAACGCATTGACCCAAATCCCTTGATTAGagatataatattatttagtTTAAGATTAGAGGAGGTAGCAACTGAGGAAGTACCAACTGAGGCACACCATGAAAATAACATTAAGTGGGTTTGGGGATATGCTTTAATAATGGGTAGTCAGCAGCAACATGCCATATGATAAGTATGTCACATGATCTCTTCTTAGTTTGTCTGACTGCTGTTACTTCCCTGTTGCATGATATCTTGGATTAGCAGTGCAATGTTGAGGTGAGAAGATCCCCCTTCTTCTACTGCTCTCCTTGCCATCTCTCCAAACTTTTTAGCTCTTTCTCTTCTGCCTTGGCTTTCTTCTCCATCCATCAATTTTTCTATGGC
Above is a genomic segment from Prunus dulcis chromosome 7, ALMONDv2, whole genome shotgun sequence containing:
- the LOC117633646 gene encoding UDP-glycosyltransferase 73D1-like, which gives rise to MASLARQKQPHFVLIPLMAQGHMIPMVDMARLIAERGVMVSLVTTPYNASRFEATISRAVKSGLQIALVEIPFPCQEVGLPIECENLDMLPSRNLLRKFYEALNLLQEPLERYLNENNLPPSCIISDKALSWTLKTSQKFNIPRIVFHGMCCFSLLSSHNVKSSDVLHSVTSDYEPFVVPGLPQRIEITKAQLPGSFVTLPDLEDFREKIQEAESKSYGVVVNSFNELEHGCAEELEKVLGKKVWCIGPVSLCNRNNLDRFSRGNKASIDEMQCLEWLHSMKPRSVIYACLGSLCRLVPSQLIELGLGLEASGQPFIWVIKTSEKYSQLEKWLVEERFEERIKGRGLLIKGWAPQVLILSSPAVAGFLTHCGWNSTIEGACSGVPMITWPLFAEQFFNEKLIIEVLRIGVRVGVEVPVRWGDEEKVGVSVKKDGVKKAIEALMDEGEEGERRRKRAREVGEKGTRAMEEGGSSHSSMSSLIQDVMEQT
- the LOC117634486 gene encoding UDP-glycosyltransferase 73C4-like; this translates as MAMASESHDDQLHFVLIPLMSPGHLIPMADNAKLLAERGVVVTIVTTPLNAIRIKPIIDRSIDSGLPIQLVQFSLPLQEFGLPEGCENMDSVPSRKLFWNFFAAVDKLQEPLEKFLETMKPNPSCIIADKYMAWTANIARKFRIPRLLFDGTSCFTLLCSHNIQEHKVLESVSGSEPFLVPGLPDEIELTKFQLPGNMNPGSEDFSSLHDKVKESEEGAYGIVVNSFEELEFEYVKEFKKVNRGRVWSIGPVSLSNKTDLDKAQRGNMASIDENKCLNWLGSWPQSSVVYVCLGSLSQVTTLQLVELGLGLEASNRPFVWVISRNKIDEWEKWLLEDGFEERIKGRGLLIHGWAPQVLILSHPAVGGFLTHCGWNSTLEGICAGIPMITWPFFAEQFYNEKFIVQVLKIGESVGAKVAIPLGEQEISKVLVKRVEFKEAIDKVMIKEGKEGEDRRKRARELAVLAKKATEGGGSSYLNMTLLIEDIRSCKANN